Proteins encoded together in one Micromonospora auratinigra window:
- a CDS encoding alpha-galactosidase — protein sequence MTAPAILHLRRARTSLVLDARGPGLPRVVHWGTDLGPLPIEDLPALVDATVPPVVPSSFDAPTVLSLLPEASAGWSGRPGLAGHRAGRDWSTAFRLTGLDVDDPSQGAPLPAPGVDKGPFPASVTVRAADPGAGLSLTVEIALDPAGLLTLRHRLRNDGDAPYEVRELTPVLPVPAVATELLDLTGRWCRERSPQRHPWPMGAWVREGRHGRTGHDATLLLVAGTAGFGFGHGEVWAVHTAWSGDHVTAAERRPTGEATLGGGELLAPGEIVLAPGEEYATPLLHAVHSTEGLDGLSDVLHTHLRARPGHPRTPRPVTLNVWEAVYFDHDLDRLTALADRAAEVGVERFVLDDGWFAGRRHDRAGLGDWWVDEEVWPGGLQPLIDHVRGHGMQFGLWVEPEMVNPDSELFRAHPDWVLRAPGRLPLPWRHQQVLDLAHPDAYAHLLSRLDAVLSEHHGIGYLKWDHNRDLTEAGHAGRPGVHAQTVAVYRLLDELRARHPGVEIESCSSGGARVDLEILRRTDRVWASDCNDALERLAIQRWTGLLLPPELVGTHIGPERSHTTHRVHDLGFRAVTALFGHHGIEWDISRISAAERAELTAWVALHQRLRPLLHAGRVVRVDHPDPAVQAHGVVAHDKSHAVYAVSRLATSVTQVPGPVRLPGLDPARRYLVRPPAGVPEPAVLQFAEPGWLASGAGVTLSGSALASVGLHLPALHPEQALLLEVTAAD from the coding sequence ATGACGGCTCCGGCCATCCTCCACCTGCGCCGCGCGCGGACCAGCCTGGTGCTGGACGCGCGTGGCCCGGGTCTCCCCCGGGTCGTGCACTGGGGTACCGACCTCGGACCACTGCCCATCGAGGACCTGCCCGCCCTGGTCGACGCCACGGTCCCGCCGGTCGTGCCGAGCAGCTTCGACGCGCCCACGGTGCTGTCGTTGCTGCCCGAGGCGAGCGCCGGCTGGAGCGGTCGGCCGGGACTGGCCGGCCACCGCGCCGGCCGGGACTGGTCCACCGCCTTCCGGCTCACCGGCCTCGACGTCGACGACCCGTCACAAGGGGCCCCTCTACCGGCACCCGGCGTCGACAAGGGGCCCTTCCCTGCTTCCGTGACCGTGCGGGCGGCGGACCCGGGCGCGGGGCTGTCGCTGACGGTCGAGATCGCGCTGGACCCGGCGGGGTTGCTGACGCTGCGGCACCGGCTGCGCAACGACGGCGACGCCCCCTACGAGGTGCGCGAGTTGACGCCGGTGCTGCCGGTGCCGGCCGTCGCCACCGAGCTGCTCGACCTGACCGGGCGCTGGTGCCGGGAGCGCAGCCCGCAGCGGCACCCGTGGCCGATGGGCGCCTGGGTGCGCGAGGGCCGACACGGCCGGACCGGGCACGACGCCACGCTGCTGCTGGTCGCCGGCACCGCCGGCTTCGGCTTCGGGCACGGCGAGGTGTGGGCGGTGCACACCGCGTGGAGCGGCGACCACGTCACCGCCGCCGAACGCCGGCCCACCGGCGAGGCCACCCTCGGCGGCGGCGAGCTGCTCGCCCCGGGCGAGATCGTGCTCGCCCCCGGCGAGGAGTACGCCACTCCCCTGCTCCACGCGGTGCACTCCACCGAAGGGCTGGACGGGCTCAGCGACGTGCTGCACACCCACCTGCGGGCCCGGCCGGGGCACCCGCGTACGCCCCGGCCGGTGACCCTGAACGTCTGGGAGGCGGTCTACTTCGACCACGACCTCGACCGGCTCACCGCGCTCGCCGACCGGGCCGCCGAGGTGGGCGTGGAACGCTTCGTGCTCGACGACGGCTGGTTCGCCGGGCGCCGGCACGACCGGGCCGGCCTGGGCGACTGGTGGGTCGACGAGGAGGTGTGGCCGGGCGGGCTGCAACCGCTCATCGACCACGTCCGCGGGCACGGCATGCAGTTCGGCCTCTGGGTCGAACCGGAGATGGTCAACCCCGACTCGGAGCTGTTCCGGGCCCACCCGGACTGGGTGCTGCGGGCCCCCGGCCGGCTGCCGCTCCCGTGGCGGCACCAGCAGGTGCTCGACCTCGCCCACCCGGACGCGTACGCCCACCTGCTGTCCCGGTTGGACGCGGTGCTGTCGGAGCACCACGGGATCGGGTACCTGAAGTGGGACCACAACCGGGACCTCACCGAGGCCGGACACGCGGGCCGGCCCGGGGTGCACGCGCAGACCGTGGCGGTCTACCGGCTCCTCGACGAGCTGCGCGCCCGGCACCCGGGGGTGGAGATCGAGAGCTGCTCGTCCGGGGGCGCGCGGGTGGACCTGGAGATCCTGCGGCGCACCGACCGGGTCTGGGCCAGCGACTGCAACGACGCCCTGGAACGGCTCGCCATCCAGCGCTGGACCGGTCTGCTGCTGCCGCCGGAGCTGGTCGGCACGCACATCGGACCGGAGCGCTCGCACACCACGCACCGGGTGCACGACCTGGGCTTCCGCGCGGTCACCGCGCTCTTCGGGCACCACGGCATCGAGTGGGACATCAGCCGGATCAGCGCCGCCGAACGGGCCGAACTCACCGCCTGGGTGGCGCTGCACCAGCGGCTGCGCCCGCTGCTGCACGCCGGGCGGGTGGTCCGGGTCGACCACCCCGATCCGGCCGTCCAGGCGCACGGCGTGGTCGCCCACGACAAGTCCCACGCGGTGTACGCGGTCAGCCGGCTGGCCACCTCGGTGACGCAGGTGCCCGGCCCCGTCCGGCTGCCCGGGCTGGACCCGGCCCGGCGCTACCTGGTCCGGCCGCCCGCCGGCGTGCCGGAGCCGGCGGTGCTCCAGTTCGCCGAGCCGGGCTGGCTGGCCTCGGGAGCCGGGGTGACGCTGAGCGGGTCGGCGCTGGCCTCGGTCGGGCTGCACCTGCCGGCCCTGCACCCGGAGCAGGCGCTGCTGCTGGAGGTGACCGCCGCCGACTGA
- a CDS encoding carbohydrate ABC transporter permease, whose translation MTAAVPAGRRRPLRPARVVLHLFLGTVAVGWLFPILWAVLTSLRSYEYTARNGYVSLGGWTFDNYVTAWRTAEFGKHFLNSVYITVPAVLLTLFLASCVAFVIARFSWKLNIALLGLFTAANLLPQQALLIPLFRMFTEIPLPAWMSDSELLYDSYWGLILVNVAFQCGFCVFVLSNYMKALPHELYEAAMVDGASVWRQYWQVTMPLCRPALAALATLEVTWIYNEFFWATVLMRSGDKFPVTSSLNNLRGEFFTDNNLVSAGSVLVAIPTLVIFFLLQKQFVRGLTLGASKG comes from the coding sequence ATGACCGCCGCCGTCCCCGCCGGGCGTCGCCGGCCGTTGCGGCCCGCCCGGGTCGTGCTGCACCTCTTCCTGGGTACGGTGGCCGTGGGCTGGCTCTTCCCGATCCTCTGGGCGGTGCTGACCTCGCTGCGCTCGTACGAGTACACGGCCCGCAACGGCTACGTCTCGCTCGGCGGCTGGACCTTCGACAACTACGTGACCGCCTGGAGGACGGCCGAGTTCGGCAAGCACTTCCTCAACTCGGTCTACATCACCGTGCCCGCGGTGCTGCTGACCCTCTTCCTCGCCTCCTGCGTGGCGTTCGTGATCGCCCGGTTCAGCTGGAAGCTCAACATCGCCCTGCTCGGCCTCTTCACCGCGGCGAACCTGCTGCCGCAGCAGGCCCTGCTGATCCCGCTGTTCCGGATGTTCACCGAGATCCCGCTGCCGGCCTGGATGAGCGACTCGGAGCTGCTCTACGACAGCTACTGGGGGCTGATCCTGGTCAACGTCGCCTTCCAGTGCGGCTTCTGCGTCTTCGTGCTCAGCAACTACATGAAGGCCCTGCCGCACGAGCTGTACGAGGCGGCGATGGTCGACGGGGCCAGCGTCTGGCGGCAGTACTGGCAGGTCACCATGCCGCTGTGCCGGCCCGCGCTGGCCGCGCTGGCCACCCTGGAGGTGACCTGGATCTACAACGAGTTCTTCTGGGCCACGGTGCTGATGCGCAGCGGTGACAAGTTCCCGGTGACCAGCTCGCTGAACAACCTGCGCGGCGAGTTCTTCACCGACAACAACCTGGTCTCGGCCGGCTCGGTGCTGGTCGCGATCCCCACCCTGGTCATCTTCTTCCTGCTCCAGAAGCAGTTCGTCCGGGGTCTCACCCTGGGCGCCAGCAAGGGCTGA
- a CDS encoding carbohydrate ABC transporter permease codes for MSDLPLIQADRAVTPPAPTTVTRGRGRRLRLLSRTDRVVITLMVLVPLLLVLGLVWLPALATVALSGTDWDGIGPLGEIDWVGARNYHDVVSIYPPFVPAVQNNLLWLAALFVVATPFGMFLAVLLDKELRGSRFYQTALYLPVVLSLALIGFVWQLIYSRDQGLLNAVLGSQTDWYGDPHVNIWAVLVAAGWRHVGYIMLLYLAGLKGVDPSLREAAAVDGSSETSTFFRVVFPVMRPINIIVLVVTVIESLRAFDLVWVVNKGRNGLELLSALVTQNVVGEASRIGFGSALATIMLAVSLLFITLYLFTVMREDKQ; via the coding sequence ATGTCCGACCTGCCCCTGATCCAAGCGGATCGCGCCGTGACGCCGCCGGCCCCGACCACCGTCACGCGTGGTCGCGGCCGTCGGCTGCGGCTGTTGTCCCGCACCGACCGCGTGGTGATCACGCTGATGGTGCTCGTACCCCTGCTCCTGGTCCTCGGCCTGGTCTGGCTGCCGGCGCTGGCGACCGTGGCGCTCTCCGGCACCGACTGGGACGGCATCGGCCCGCTCGGTGAGATCGACTGGGTCGGCGCGCGCAACTACCACGACGTGGTCAGCATCTACCCGCCGTTCGTGCCGGCGGTGCAGAACAACCTGCTCTGGCTGGCCGCGCTCTTCGTGGTGGCCACCCCGTTCGGGATGTTCCTCGCCGTGCTGCTCGACAAGGAGCTGCGCGGCAGCCGGTTCTACCAGACCGCGCTCTACCTGCCGGTGGTGCTGTCGCTGGCCCTGATCGGCTTCGTCTGGCAGCTCATCTACAGCCGCGACCAGGGCCTGCTCAACGCCGTCCTGGGCAGCCAGACCGACTGGTACGGCGACCCGCACGTCAACATCTGGGCGGTGCTGGTCGCCGCCGGCTGGCGGCACGTCGGCTACATCATGCTGCTCTACCTGGCCGGCCTCAAGGGCGTCGACCCGTCGCTGCGGGAGGCCGCCGCGGTGGACGGCTCCTCGGAGACCAGCACCTTCTTCCGGGTGGTCTTCCCGGTGATGCGACCCATCAACATCATCGTGCTGGTGGTGACGGTGATCGAGTCGCTGCGCGCGTTCGACCTGGTCTGGGTGGTCAACAAGGGCCGCAACGGGCTGGAGCTGCTCTCCGCGCTGGTCACCCAGAACGTGGTCGGCGAGGCCAGCCGGATCGGCTTCGGCTCCGCCCTGGCGACCATCATGCTGGCCGTCTCCCTGCTCTTCATCACCCTCTACCTGTTCACCGTGATGCGGGAGGACAAGCAATGA
- a CDS encoding ABC transporter substrate-binding protein, whose protein sequence is MSRPRSQAEYLARLVPPSVAGLNRRTLLAGTAGAGALLGTGLLAGCGSDSGSGADAKAVSLGSNQSDPKPKDVIAKVMDGFKTSSGVTVNINTVDHNTFQENINNYLQGKPDDVFTWFAGYRMRFFAAKGLAGDVSDVWGKLSGYSDAFKKASTGDDGKQYFVPASYYPWAVFYRKSVWQQRGYQVPKTLDDLNALSAQMKKDGLTPIAFADKDGWPAMGTFDILNLRINGYQFHVDLMAGKEAWTSDKVQKVFDTWAGLLPVHQPDALGRTWQEAAQSLQQKKSGMYLLGLFVAQQFSGDDLADLDFFTFPEIDSTIGAKALDAPIDGYMMARKPKSKDAATKLLTYLGSKDAANITVKNDPSTLVANSEADTSAYTALQKKAAELVGSATEIAQFLDRDTRPDFASTVIIPALQQFIKNPKDISGLLTSIENQKKSIFTS, encoded by the coding sequence ATGTCCCGTCCCCGCTCGCAAGCCGAGTACCTCGCTCGACTCGTACCCCCGTCCGTCGCCGGCCTGAACCGCCGCACGCTGCTCGCCGGCACGGCCGGCGCGGGCGCGCTGCTCGGCACGGGACTGCTCGCCGGCTGCGGCTCCGACTCCGGCTCGGGCGCGGACGCCAAGGCCGTGTCGCTGGGCTCGAACCAGTCCGATCCGAAGCCGAAGGACGTCATCGCCAAGGTGATGGACGGCTTCAAGACGTCGTCCGGGGTCACGGTGAACATCAACACCGTCGACCACAACACCTTCCAGGAGAACATCAACAACTACCTGCAGGGCAAGCCGGACGACGTGTTCACCTGGTTCGCCGGCTACCGGATGCGGTTCTTCGCCGCCAAGGGCCTGGCCGGTGACGTCAGCGACGTCTGGGGCAAGCTCTCCGGCTACTCCGACGCGTTCAAGAAGGCGTCCACCGGGGACGACGGCAAGCAGTACTTCGTGCCGGCCTCGTACTACCCGTGGGCGGTCTTCTACCGCAAGTCGGTCTGGCAGCAGCGCGGCTACCAGGTGCCGAAGACGCTCGACGACCTGAACGCCCTCAGCGCGCAGATGAAGAAGGACGGGCTGACCCCGATCGCCTTCGCCGACAAGGACGGCTGGCCGGCGATGGGCACCTTCGACATCCTCAACCTGCGGATCAACGGCTACCAGTTCCACGTCGACCTGATGGCCGGCAAGGAGGCGTGGACCTCCGACAAGGTCCAGAAGGTCTTCGACACCTGGGCCGGGCTGCTCCCCGTCCACCAGCCGGACGCGCTCGGCCGGACCTGGCAGGAGGCCGCCCAGTCGTTGCAGCAGAAGAAGAGCGGCATGTACCTGCTCGGCCTCTTCGTCGCCCAGCAGTTCAGCGGCGACGACCTGGCCGACCTGGACTTCTTCACCTTCCCGGAGATCGACTCCACGATCGGCGCCAAGGCCCTGGACGCCCCGATCGACGGCTACATGATGGCCCGCAAGCCGAAGTCGAAGGACGCGGCCACCAAGCTGCTGACCTACCTGGGCTCGAAGGACGCCGCGAACATCACGGTCAAGAACGACCCGAGCACGCTGGTCGCCAACTCCGAGGCCGACACCAGCGCGTACACCGCGCTGCAGAAGAAGGCCGCCGAGCTGGTCGGCTCGGCCACCGAGATCGCCCAGTTCCTGGACCGGGACACCCGGCCGGACTTCGCCTCCACGGTGATCATCCCGGCGTTGCAGCAGTTCATCAAGAACCCGAAGGACATCAGCGGGCTGCTGACCAGCATCGAGAACCAGAAGAAGTCGATCTTCACCAGCTGA